A genome region from Chryseobacterium sp. G0186 includes the following:
- a CDS encoding TolC family protein, with product MKKIIFTAFIVCLFTNINAQVISLQNVIDSIQTNHPIVKMYDNEIRSMDEAAKGARSWMPPTIGVGQFMTPYNVNLWKRDGEMKGMGSAMLSIEQMIPNKKKLDAEEAYMNAMSSVEKENKGAGINEIIQDAKLLYSEWIVLLKRLDVVAENEKMLNFMIKNAEIRYKNGVGKIGAYYKAKAALGSTHNMQIMYENDIKEKRIRLNTLMGRNPMAPFEIDTIFSFNDYSDMVFDTALFNKNRSDLKSLDQQIRLTTLKQETERQSLKPEFGVRFENMYGFGGQPMQYTAMAMVKLPFVNWASKMSKANIASLKWKADALSSQKNMMINEYSGMAYGMRNEFDLKKNQLSLYRDDIIPALKNNFKTMQLGYEQNTEELFMLYDAWEKLNMTQLEYLDILSKAFEMQITIDRLIERK from the coding sequence ATGAAAAAGATAATTTTTACAGCATTTATAGTATGTCTTTTTACCAATATAAATGCACAGGTTATAAGCCTCCAAAATGTTATAGACAGCATACAAACCAATCATCCCATTGTGAAGATGTACGACAATGAAATTCGTTCTATGGATGAAGCAGCAAAAGGCGCACGAAGCTGGATGCCGCCAACAATTGGTGTTGGACAGTTTATGACACCTTACAACGTGAACCTTTGGAAAAGAGATGGTGAGATGAAAGGAATGGGTTCGGCTATGCTGTCGATAGAACAGATGATACCCAATAAGAAAAAGTTGGATGCTGAAGAAGCATATATGAACGCAATGTCATCCGTAGAAAAAGAAAATAAAGGAGCGGGCATAAATGAAATTATACAGGATGCCAAACTCTTATACTCCGAATGGATTGTGTTACTGAAACGACTGGATGTAGTTGCCGAAAACGAAAAGATGCTCAACTTCATGATTAAGAATGCAGAAATACGGTATAAGAACGGAGTAGGTAAAATAGGTGCATATTATAAAGCTAAAGCAGCGCTCGGAAGCACCCATAATATGCAGATTATGTATGAAAATGATATCAAGGAAAAACGCATCAGATTAAATACCCTTATGGGGCGAAACCCTATGGCTCCTTTTGAAATTGATACAATATTTTCATTCAACGATTATTCGGATATGGTATTTGATACTGCACTGTTCAACAAAAACCGGAGTGACCTGAAATCATTAGACCAGCAGATACGGTTAACAACTCTGAAACAGGAAACAGAGCGACAAAGCCTGAAACCTGAATTTGGTGTTCGATTTGAAAATATGTATGGCTTTGGAGGACAGCCCATGCAATACACAGCAATGGCAATGGTAAAACTGCCTTTTGTCAATTGGGCTTCAAAGATGAGCAAAGCTAATATTGCAAGTTTGAAGTGGAAAGCAGATGCCCTTAGTTCTCAAAAAAACATGATGATAAATGAATACAGTGGTATGGCATATGGCATGAGAAATGAGTTCGACCTCAAAAAAAATCAGCTTAGTCTTTATAGGGATGACATCATTCCGGCTTTGAAAAATAATTTCAAAACAATGCAGCTCGGTTACGAGCAAAATACCGAGGAATTATTTATGCTGTATGATGCATGGGAAAAACTGAACATGACACAACTGGAATACCTCGATATTTTATCAAAAGCATTTGAGATGCAAATAACAATAGACCGTTTAATTGAAAGAAAATGA